The following coding sequences are from one Beggiatoa alba B18LD window:
- a CDS encoding transposase — MTRLRDETLHPTADFKELYRLRWGIETFFGLLKTRLGLENFTGKSAESVYQDFYSTVYLTGVESILTESSQP, encoded by the coding sequence ATCACCCGTTTACGCGATGAAACTTTACACCCCACTGCCGATTTTAAAGAACTCTATCGCTTACGCTGGGGCATTGAAACCTTCTTTGGTCTGTTAAAAACCCGTTTAGGCTTAGAGAATTTTACAGGAAAATCCGCTGAATCGGTGTATCAAGACTTTTACTCAACCGTGTATTTAACAGGCGTTGAGTCCATCTTAACCGAGAGTAGTCAACCTTGA
- a CDS encoding SDR family oxidoreductase, protein MNVSTQRAVLVTGCSSGIGYCVAKGLQARGYRVFATARRAEDIARLQTEGLETLYLELSDSASIHQAVETLLQKTGGQLYGLFNNAAYGQPGAVEDLSRTALEAQFASNLFGTHELTCLLLPVMRRQGEGRIIQNSSILGLIAMPMRGAYNASKFALEGLSDTLRLELQGTNIFISLIEPGPIRSRFRLNALAMYKKYIDPSHSPHQAHYQQAEARLQKQGDGAPFTLPPDAVLTRVIHALEAKRPKIRYYVTFPTYLLTTLKWLLPHRIMDWLIRQLPT, encoded by the coding sequence ATGAATGTATCAACACAACGCGCGGTTTTAGTCACAGGTTGTTCTAGTGGCATCGGTTATTGTGTCGCAAAAGGCTTACAAGCAAGAGGTTATCGAGTATTCGCAACAGCGCGACGAGCGGAAGATATTGCCCGCTTACAAACGGAAGGCTTAGAAACTTTATATTTAGAACTGAGTGATTCAGCCTCTATTCATCAAGCCGTTGAAACCTTACTGCAAAAAACAGGCGGACAACTCTATGGATTATTTAATAATGCCGCTTATGGTCAACCCGGTGCTGTGGAAGATTTAAGTCGTACTGCATTAGAAGCACAATTCGCCAGTAATCTCTTTGGAACGCATGAACTGACTTGCTTATTACTGCCCGTCATGCGTCGCCAAGGAGAAGGGCGAATTATTCAAAATAGTTCGATTCTTGGTTTAATCGCCATGCCCATGCGCGGAGCTTATAACGCCTCTAAATTCGCGCTAGAAGGGTTAAGCGATACTTTACGCTTAGAATTACAGGGCACAAATATTTTTATTTCACTCATCGAACCCGGTCCAATACGCAGTCGTTTCCGTCTCAATGCCTTAGCCATGTATAAAAAATACATAGACCCCAGCCACAGCCCACACCAAGCACATTATCAGCAAGCAGAAGCACGCTTGCAAAAACAAGGCGATGGCGCGCCCTTTACGTTACCGCCTGATGCAGTATTAACCCGTGTGATTCACGCTTTAGAAGCAAAACGTCCAAAAATACGCTATTACGTGACTTTTCCAACTTATTTACTGACAACACTTAAATGGCTATTGCCCCATCGAATAATGGACTGGCTAATTCGTCAATTACCGACTTAA
- a CDS encoding LapD/MoxY N-terminal periplasmic domain-containing protein, protein MSLRLKISLFISGGTLLVLLFAILLVVMNARNAVEEEVNSTAQLTLDLLETILSDLPNDSAHYQTIIQHLKNMEKRRHLTIHLQNANNTEILHDNPVTQTIPTVPRWFIALVAPQTHLFQRTLTSTALTQTTHILLQTDPSDEIEEAWQESSDLLILILGFAISIIILLYIGLGIALRPLTQLQQALDAIEHRQYQTRLPQFKLSEFNKLAQQFNGMAQELQRIQQENQRLLQYSLTLQEEERRTIARELHDELGQCLNAIKADAFFIMGDNQQPAIHDSAKAIADTASYVYNLVKDMIRRLRPAALDELGLIAALQQTLNDWQIRYPQTQVDFQTTGDFSQLETTTSIHLYRIVQEGLTNVAKHANATVLQISLVYHAEKNTIQLMIHDNGNGFDTQIYHAGLGLIGIRERVEALAGQLDINSNRGQGTHLSLTLPLQN, encoded by the coding sequence ATGAGTTTACGCCTAAAAATTAGCTTATTTATCAGTGGTGGCACACTACTTGTTCTATTATTTGCCATCCTCCTTGTCGTGATGAATGCACGCAATGCTGTAGAAGAAGAAGTCAACTCAACAGCGCAACTAACCCTTGATTTACTTGAAACCATTTTAAGTGACTTACCAAATGACAGCGCGCATTACCAAACCATTATTCAGCATCTTAAAAATATGGAAAAACGTCGTCATCTCACCATTCATCTACAAAATGCAAACAACACAGAAATCCTGCATGATAACCCTGTTACGCAAACCATACCCACTGTACCCCGCTGGTTTATTGCACTAGTTGCACCACAAACCCATCTTTTCCAACGCACACTTACCTCAACTGCTTTAACCCAAACCACCCATATTCTGTTACAAACTGACCCTAGCGATGAGATAGAAGAAGCATGGCAAGAATCATCGGATTTATTAATACTAATTTTAGGGTTTGCTATCAGCATCATTATATTACTTTACATTGGATTAGGCATTGCATTACGTCCACTCACCCAATTACAACAAGCCTTAGATGCCATTGAACATCGTCAATATCAAACCCGTTTACCCCAATTTAAACTATCTGAATTTAATAAATTAGCGCAACAATTCAATGGAATGGCGCAAGAACTACAACGCATCCAACAAGAAAACCAACGCCTGCTCCAATACTCACTCACACTACAAGAAGAAGAACGGCGCACCATTGCACGAGAACTCCATGATGAATTGGGGCAATGTTTAAACGCGATTAAAGCAGATGCGTTTTTTATCATGGGTGACAATCAACAGCCCGCTATTCATGACAGTGCAAAAGCCATTGCCGATACAGCCAGTTATGTTTACAACCTTGTTAAAGATATGATTCGTCGGTTACGCCCCGCTGCCTTAGACGAATTAGGTTTGATTGCCGCCTTACAACAAACCCTCAATGATTGGCAAATCCGCTACCCACAAACCCAAGTTGATTTCCAAACCACGGGCGATTTTTCCCAACTAGAGACAACAACCAGCATTCATCTTTATCGCATTGTGCAGGAAGGCTTAACCAACGTTGCAAAACATGCAAACGCAACGGTATTACAGATTAGTTTGGTTTATCACGCAGAAAAAAATACAATTCAATTAATGATTCATGATAACGGCAATGGTTTCGACACACAGATTTATCATGCAGGATTAGGCTTAATTGGAATACGTGAACGGGTTGAAGCATTAGCAGGACAATTAGATATTAATAGTAACAGAGGACAGGGGACGCACTTAAGCCTCACGTTACCGTTACAAAACTGA
- a CDS encoding ABC transporter ATP-binding protein has protein sequence MTAAVHISQVHKQYRELTALKQVEFDIPQGSFFGLLGPNGAGKSTLINIMGGLVQASSGTVTILGHDVRQQWRQARHKIGVVPQELVYDPFFNVVEMLRLQSGYFGYGKENYGWIDELLETLSLTDKAYTNLQHLSGGMKRRVLIAQALVHKPPVVVLDEPTAGVDVELRQMLWTFTKSLHQKGHTIVLTTHYLEEAEALCERIAILNKGELVALDDTQVLLSDHPYKQIRFILTRPYTRDEIPMDLHHNISSLTEQELVLRLHREQDNISHVLEAMRNANIQFKDLKTEEPNLEDVFLKLTGRHLT, from the coding sequence ATGACAGCAGCTGTGCATATTTCACAGGTGCATAAGCAATACCGTGAACTGACGGCATTAAAGCAAGTGGAGTTTGATATTCCACAAGGCAGTTTTTTCGGTTTGTTAGGACCAAATGGGGCAGGAAAATCTACCCTGATTAATATTATGGGGGGATTGGTTCAAGCCAGTAGTGGCACAGTGACCATTTTAGGGCATGACGTGCGCCAACAATGGCGACAAGCACGCCATAAAATTGGGGTTGTTCCTCAAGAGTTGGTTTACGACCCTTTTTTTAACGTCGTCGAAATGTTGCGCTTACAATCAGGCTATTTTGGTTATGGTAAAGAAAATTATGGCTGGATTGATGAGTTGTTAGAAACCTTAAGCCTTACGGATAAAGCTTATACTAATTTACAACATCTTTCAGGGGGGATGAAACGACGGGTTTTAATCGCGCAAGCCCTTGTGCATAAACCGCCCGTTGTTGTGTTAGATGAGCCGACGGCAGGTGTGGATGTTGAACTGCGTCAAATGTTGTGGACATTTACAAAATCCCTGCATCAAAAGGGACATACGATAGTTTTAACAACGCATTATTTAGAAGAAGCAGAAGCCCTTTGTGAACGCATTGCGATTTTAAATAAAGGGGAATTAGTTGCTTTAGATGATACGCAAGTATTGCTGTCAGATCATCCGTATAAGCAGATTCGTTTTATTTTAACCCGTCCTTATACACGTGATGAGATTCCTATGGATTTACATCACAATATTTCGTCTCTCACAGAACAAGAGCTTGTCCTGCGCTTACATCGTGAGCAAGACAATATCAGTCATGTTTTAGAAGCAATGCGTAACGCTAATATTCAATTTAAAGACCTGAAAACGGAAGAGCCTAATTTAGAAGATGTCTTCCTCAAACTCACGGGGAGACATTTAACATGA
- a CDS encoding DUF3301 domain-containing protein: MLDTLLLILLLMLIIWYWFDSQRSHERAVNICRQLCRQYELQLLDDTVAQSRLGLSRRTNGWLQLKRTYTFEFFTGGTERYEGLLILNGNKLEMFELSHLTERTFIS, from the coding sequence ATGCTAGATACACTGCTTCTTATCCTGTTATTAATGCTGATTATTTGGTATTGGTTTGATAGTCAACGTAGCCATGAACGCGCTGTCAATATTTGCCGTCAACTTTGCCGACAATATGAATTACAACTATTAGATGACACCGTTGCACAGAGTCGTTTAGGGTTAAGCCGTCGTACTAATGGATGGTTACAACTCAAACGCACTTATACCTTTGAGTTTTTTACAGGTGGAACAGAACGCTATGAAGGCTTATTAATTTTAAATGGCAATAAATTAGAAATGTTTGAATTATCACATCTAACAGAACGGACTTTTATCAGTTAA
- a CDS encoding methanol/ethanol family PQQ-dependent dehydrogenase, which yields MLSALTRHPLSIALSAALLTCNLNLAHADTKPVTWEDILNDAETSEDVLMYGMGVKAQRWSALKEINTDSVKMLQPAWSFSFGDEKQRGQETQAILQDGVLYVTASYSRIFALDARTGKRLWEYSHRLPDDIRPCCDVINRGAAIYGDKVFFGTLDASLVALNKNTGKVVWKEKFEDHKVGYTMTGAPTIIKDQKTGRVMLIHGSSGDEFGVVGKLFARDPDTGKEIWMRPLVEGHMGRLDGKESTPTGNPQAPSWPRDKEGKLVEAWNHGGGAPWQSASFDVESNTIIIGAGNPAPWNAWVRHPGDSLFTSGQAYVDPTTGDLVGFYQHTPSDTWDFSGNNEIVLFEYQDENGKQIKAGAHADRNGFFYVTDRTKLAERGVVEPNKPTALINAFPFVDGVNWASHIDLKTGRPVEVEGRRPPLPEGDEKRGKAVEVSPPFLGGKNWNPMAYSQDTGWFYLGANQWKESYWTENCTYRAGSAFLCMGFRIARMFDDHVGTLRAINPKTGKVEWEHKEKMPLWSGVLATAGNLIFTGTGEGYVKAFNAKTGEELWQFQTGSGVISSPITWEMDGEQYIGLASGYGGAVPLWGGDMAELTKPIKQGGSFWVFKIPTWAKSLVKETSK from the coding sequence ATGTTATCTGCATTAACCCGTCATCCACTGAGCATTGCACTCAGTGCCGCATTATTGACTTGCAATCTCAATTTGGCACATGCCGATACAAAACCCGTTACTTGGGAAGATATTTTAAACGATGCGGAGACATCAGAAGATGTGCTGATGTATGGCATGGGTGTGAAAGCGCAACGCTGGAGCGCGTTAAAAGAAATTAATACCGATAGCGTAAAAATGTTACAACCCGCATGGAGCTTCTCCTTTGGCGATGAAAAACAACGCGGACAAGAAACTCAAGCAATTCTACAAGATGGCGTGTTATACGTCACCGCTTCCTATTCCCGCATTTTTGCCCTAGATGCACGCACAGGGAAACGGTTATGGGAATATTCCCACCGTTTACCTGATGATATTCGCCCATGTTGCGATGTGATTAATCGTGGTGCGGCGATTTATGGCGATAAAGTCTTTTTTGGCACACTGGACGCGAGCCTTGTTGCGCTGAATAAAAATACAGGAAAAGTGGTTTGGAAAGAAAAGTTTGAAGACCACAAAGTCGGCTACACCATGACAGGCGCACCCACGATTATCAAAGACCAAAAAACAGGGCGCGTTATGCTTATTCATGGTTCTTCAGGTGATGAATTTGGGGTTGTTGGAAAACTGTTTGCGCGTGACCCTGATACAGGGAAAGAAATTTGGATGCGTCCTCTCGTTGAGGGACATATGGGCAGATTAGACGGCAAAGAAAGCACGCCAACAGGCAATCCGCAAGCTCCTTCTTGGCCTCGTGATAAAGAGGGCAAACTGGTAGAAGCATGGAATCATGGCGGTGGCGCGCCTTGGCAAAGTGCCTCGTTTGATGTGGAATCCAACACAATTATTATCGGCGCGGGCAATCCTGCCCCATGGAATGCGTGGGTACGTCATCCGGGGGATAGTTTATTTACCTCTGGTCAAGCCTATGTTGACCCGACCACAGGCGATTTAGTCGGTTTTTATCAACATACGCCCAGCGACACATGGGATTTTTCAGGCAATAACGAAATTGTTTTGTTTGAATATCAAGATGAAAATGGTAAGCAAATCAAAGCAGGCGCACATGCTGACCGCAACGGCTTTTTCTACGTTACTGACCGTACCAAATTAGCAGAACGCGGCGTAGTCGAACCGAATAAGCCTACCGCGTTGATTAACGCTTTTCCCTTTGTCGACGGCGTGAATTGGGCAAGTCATATCGATTTAAAAACAGGACGACCTGTAGAAGTAGAAGGACGTCGTCCGCCCCTGCCTGAAGGTGATGAAAAGCGTGGCAAAGCCGTTGAAGTTTCCCCCCCATTTTTAGGCGGTAAAAACTGGAATCCAATGGCATATAGCCAAGATACAGGCTGGTTTTACTTAGGCGCGAACCAATGGAAGGAAAGCTATTGGACAGAAAATTGTACCTATCGTGCGGGTTCTGCATTTCTCTGCATGGGTTTCCGTATTGCACGCATGTTTGATGACCATGTTGGCACACTTCGCGCGATTAACCCCAAAACGGGCAAAGTAGAATGGGAACATAAAGAAAAAATGCCATTGTGGTCTGGGGTGTTAGCTACTGCGGGTAATCTTATTTTTACGGGTACGGGTGAGGGTTATGTTAAAGCCTTTAACGCCAAAACGGGCGAAGAATTATGGCAATTTCAAACAGGTTCAGGGGTAATTTCTAGCCCGATTACGTGGGAAATGGACGGCGAACAATACATCGGTCTTGCCTCTGGTTACGGTGGAGCAGTGCCATTATGGGGCGGAGACATGGCAGAATTAACCAAACCGATTAAACAAGGGGGTTCATTCTGGGTATTTAAAATTCCTACGTGGGCAAAATCCTTGGTAAAAGAAACCAGCAAATAA
- a CDS encoding ABC transporter permease has protein sequence MNWQGLYTLFAKEVWRFLKVTMQTVLTPVVTNLLYLLVFSSVLEAHVKVHGLNYTAFLVPGLMMMSLIQNAFSNSSSSLFQSKMNGNIVFMLLAPLSDWEVYLAFIGAAIVRGILVGIGVWVAALWFVVLPIHNLFIILSFAILGSGVLGALGLIAALWAEKWDHVSAFQNFVILPLSFLSGVFYSINDLPPLWQTVSHYNPFFYMIDGFRYGFVGTADASVELSLLIVTFFFMVISGFCIWLLRIGYKLRY, from the coding sequence ATGAATTGGCAAGGACTTTATACCCTTTTTGCTAAAGAAGTCTGGCGATTTTTAAAAGTGACTATGCAAACGGTATTAACGCCTGTTGTCACGAACTTACTTTACTTGCTTGTTTTTTCCTCTGTTTTAGAGGCTCATGTAAAAGTACATGGTTTAAACTATACGGCATTTTTAGTGCCGGGTTTAATGATGATGTCGCTAATTCAAAATGCGTTTTCTAATAGTTCATCGAGTCTGTTTCAGTCGAAAATGAATGGCAACATTGTATTTATGCTGCTCGCGCCCTTGTCAGATTGGGAGGTTTATCTTGCCTTTATTGGGGCGGCAATCGTGCGCGGTATTTTGGTCGGGATTGGGGTCTGGGTTGCGGCGTTATGGTTTGTCGTTTTACCTATTCATAATTTGTTTATCATTCTTAGTTTTGCCATTTTAGGCAGTGGTGTACTGGGGGCTTTAGGACTGATTGCGGCACTGTGGGCAGAGAAATGGGATCATGTTTCTGCATTTCAAAATTTTGTAATTCTACCGTTATCTTTTTTAAGTGGTGTTTTTTACTCTATCAATGATTTACCTCCCTTATGGCAAACTGTTTCTCATTACAATCCATTTTTCTATATGATTGATGGGTTTAGATATGGATTTGTTGGCACTGCAGATGCTTCAGTAGAACTGAGTTTATTGATAGTAACCTTCTTTTTTATGGTTATTAGTGGCTTCTGTATTTGGTTATTACGGATTGGCTATAAGTTGCGCTATTAA
- a CDS encoding response regulator, translating into MSQVNYPIRILLVDDHIVVRAGYRRLIERQSHLQIVAEASNGEIGYQLYIQHQPDVIVMDLSMPGRGGITTIQRLSSRTNKARVLVFSMHEEPIFAEHALLAGASGYITKSSAPEVLVEAIERVAQGEMYLGNDIAQKLALHSVLNNASTGIKNLSTREFEVFRLLAEGLSTTDIAAQLAVSHKTIANYYSQIRQKLNVNNTAELIRLAIRHGIVKI; encoded by the coding sequence ATGTCACAAGTAAACTATCCTATCCGTATTTTACTCGTTGATGACCATATCGTGGTTAGAGCGGGTTATCGACGCTTGATAGAACGTCAATCACACCTACAAATTGTGGCAGAAGCCAGCAATGGCGAGATTGGTTATCAACTTTATATACAACATCAACCCGATGTCATTGTGATGGATTTATCCATGCCCGGTAGAGGTGGCATTACAACCATTCAACGTTTATCCTCACGAACCAATAAAGCCCGTGTGTTAGTTTTTTCTATGCACGAAGAACCCATTTTTGCAGAACACGCGCTATTAGCAGGGGCATCGGGCTATATTACTAAAAGTAGCGCACCAGAAGTATTAGTAGAAGCAATAGAGCGGGTTGCACAAGGTGAAATGTATCTGGGAAACGATATTGCGCAAAAACTGGCTTTACACAGTGTACTGAACAACGCAAGCACAGGCATAAAAAATTTATCTACCCGCGAATTTGAAGTATTTCGCTTGTTAGCTGAAGGATTATCAACAACAGATATTGCTGCACAACTCGCAGTTAGCCACAAAACAATTGCCAACTACTACAGCCAAATCCGCCAAAAACTAAACGTCAACAACACCGCAGAATTAATTCGATTAGCAATTCGTCACGGTATTGTGAAAATCTAA
- a CDS encoding STAS domain-containing protein, with translation MNQLHVENSQLWRLTGELNFSTVPALLKACLEEAKKNQFPQVIELQAVTRTDSAGLAFLIELRKLTRQQPIEFRHLPAQLLSLATVSNVQDFLTQSR, from the coding sequence ATGAACCAGTTACACGTAGAAAATTCACAACTTTGGCGATTAACCGGTGAATTAAATTTTTCCACCGTCCCTGCTTTATTAAAGGCTTGCCTTGAGGAGGCTAAAAAAAATCAATTTCCTCAAGTCATAGAGTTGCAAGCCGTGACTCGTACTGATAGCGCAGGACTTGCCTTTTTAATTGAGCTACGCAAATTAACCCGCCAACAGCCTATTGAATTTCGTCATCTGCCAGCGCAATTACTGAGTCTTGCAACCGTTAGCAATGTGCAAGATTTTTTAACACAATCAAGATAA
- the recN gene encoding DNA repair protein RecN, producing the protein MLQALHIENLAVVEKLSLSLSKGLTIISGETGAGKSILIDALGLALGERADSYFVRQGADSASIEACFLLAPDLQVWLQQQGLKLSAQQPEQCTVQRIINSNGRSKAFINQQAVNVQILRDLSAFLVDIHGQHAHQSLLKQEMQRQLLDDMSDNHALLQAVTQSYQQWKTCKTALAELGGQASDREARLDFLRYQVQELENYELSVDAITQLDNEHRRLANASKLLENAQRALQLLDADDGYAVLSGLVQAGQEISSVQQHDPSLTGINSLLENALIQTQEAVSELHSYLNHLDIDGSRLAEVEQQIAGLQTLARKHKVKAQELPAIYQQLTEQLTALENYEQRAHALEHEVQKNLTLYQKHALALSQHRCQTAQTLAEQITRNMQRLGMPNGQLVIQVTPDVAANPSALGMDKIDFLVSANAGQVPKLLHKVASGGELSRISLAIQVITAQKSGVPTLVFDEVDVGIGGGTAEIVGQLLQKLGEKRQVLCITHLPQVACQGHQHLQVSKTTRKQVTQTQIKALTPQQRVEEIARMLGGVEMTAQTLAHATEMLQRGTGLMV; encoded by the coding sequence ATGTTACAAGCATTGCATATAGAAAATCTTGCGGTTGTCGAAAAACTGTCGTTGTCTTTATCCAAAGGGCTAACCATTATCAGTGGTGAAACGGGCGCAGGTAAGTCTATTTTAATTGATGCGTTAGGTTTAGCGTTAGGTGAGCGAGCTGATAGTTATTTTGTACGGCAAGGGGCTGATAGTGCGAGTATTGAAGCCTGTTTTTTATTAGCTCCTGACTTGCAAGTGTGGCTACAGCAACAAGGACTGAAGTTGTCCGCGCAGCAACCTGAACAGTGCACCGTTCAGCGGATAATTAATAGTAATGGGCGGTCTAAAGCTTTTATTAATCAGCAAGCGGTCAATGTGCAAATTTTGCGAGATTTGAGTGCGTTCTTGGTTGATATTCATGGACAACACGCGCATCAATCGCTGTTAAAGCAGGAAATGCAACGGCAATTATTGGATGATATGAGCGATAACCACGCACTACTTCAGGCTGTTACGCAATCTTATCAGCAGTGGAAAACGTGCAAAACAGCATTGGCGGAATTAGGGGGACAGGCAAGTGATAGAGAAGCACGCCTCGATTTTCTCCGTTATCAAGTGCAAGAGTTGGAAAATTATGAATTGTCGGTCGATGCAATTACACAGTTAGATAATGAACATCGACGTTTAGCCAATGCCAGCAAATTATTAGAAAACGCACAGCGGGCTTTGCAACTGTTAGATGCAGATGACGGTTATGCGGTGTTATCGGGTTTAGTCCAAGCAGGGCAAGAAATCAGTAGCGTGCAACAGCATGACCCAAGTTTAACAGGGATTAATAGCTTGTTAGAGAACGCATTGATTCAAACGCAGGAAGCCGTTAGCGAATTACACAGTTATTTAAATCATTTAGATATTGATGGCAGTCGCCTTGCTGAGGTTGAGCAACAAATTGCAGGTTTACAAACCCTTGCGCGTAAACATAAGGTGAAAGCGCAGGAATTACCCGCAATTTATCAACAACTCACGGAACAATTAACCGCTTTAGAAAATTATGAGCAACGCGCTCATGCGTTAGAGCATGAAGTACAAAAAAATCTAACGTTATATCAAAAACATGCCCTTGCATTATCACAACATCGTTGTCAAACCGCACAAACACTCGCCGAGCAAATCACCCGCAATATGCAGCGTTTAGGAATGCCGAACGGGCAATTAGTGATTCAAGTCACGCCTGATGTTGCGGCTAACCCTAGCGCGTTAGGCATGGATAAAATTGATTTTTTAGTCAGTGCTAACGCAGGACAAGTGCCTAAACTTTTGCATAAAGTCGCATCAGGCGGGGAACTATCACGGATTAGTCTTGCTATTCAGGTGATTACTGCGCAAAAAAGTGGCGTGCCGACATTAGTTTTTGATGAAGTTGATGTGGGGATTGGGGGGGGAACGGCGGAGATTGTCGGGCAATTATTGCAAAAATTAGGGGAAAAACGTCAAGTTTTATGTATTACCCATTTACCCCAAGTCGCTTGCCAAGGACATCAGCATTTACAAGTCAGTAAAACGACCCGTAAACAAGTCACGCAAACCCAAATTAAGGCATTAACCCCGCAACAGCGTGTCGAAGAAATCGCGCGGATGTTAGGGGGGGTAGAAATGACCGCGCAAACGTTAGCACATGCCACGGAAATGTTGCAACGTGGCACAGGGTTAATGGTTTAA
- a CDS encoding pentapeptide repeat-containing protein: MRFFSPLFFLSILFITNSYADDATDNPEPVLVINGCVIQPKTICQKADLRNADLRHAQLMQADLSGANLQGANLARADLRHINLTGANLQDANLLAVDAWAGFLQGANLQNASLIGANLEFARLSATNLENANLEGADLEMAMLPKAKLINANLRNTNLQETKFYNTDLYGADLTGAKIRYTIFQDAQMEKCTACPVNW; the protein is encoded by the coding sequence ATGCGTTTCTTTTCCCCTCTATTTTTCTTATCTATTCTATTTATAACTAATAGTTATGCAGATGACGCGACTGATAATCCAGAACCTGTACTGGTTATCAATGGTTGCGTGATTCAGCCGAAAACCATTTGCCAAAAAGCAGACTTGCGCAATGCCGACTTACGACATGCCCAACTGATGCAGGCAGATTTAAGCGGTGCAAACCTACAAGGTGCAAATTTAGCACGAGCAGATTTACGCCATATCAACTTAACAGGGGCAAATCTACAAGATGCTAATTTACTAGCCGTAGATGCTTGGGCGGGATTTTTACAAGGGGCGAACTTACAAAATGCGTCATTAATTGGAGCAAACCTAGAATTTGCTCGTTTAAGTGCAACAAACCTAGAAAATGCCAACTTAGAAGGTGCGGATTTAGAAATGGCAATGTTGCCAAAAGCAAAACTCATCAACGCCAATTTACGCAATACCAACCTACAAGAAACCAAATTTTATAATACCGACCTTTATGGCGCGGATTTAACAGGGGCAAAAATACGTTACACCATTTTCCAAGATGCACAAATGGAAAAATGCACCGCTTGCCCTGTCAATTGGTAG
- a CDS encoding MlaC/ttg2D family ABC transporter substrate-binding protein, with protein MKQLIKAVSLLLSLTFLPHAQVWADATTDAQAQVQQTTEKMLSSLKTNKDALKSNPSAVYPLVDEIVLPIFDFERMSRLVLGKNWQGMNESQQKRFVEEFRSLLVRTYSAALIEAAASSIDVNYLPVRAENDAKRLTIRTKVNYGGKAPVSLDYDMFLNNDNQWKVYNVSAEGVSLVTNYRSEFETDINTIGVDKLIEKIASRNQTSNKPNS; from the coding sequence ATGAAACAACTGATTAAAGCTGTTAGTTTATTGCTTTCCCTCACATTTTTACCACATGCACAAGTTTGGGCAGATGCAACCACTGATGCTCAAGCACAGGTACAGCAAACCACTGAGAAGATGTTAAGCTCGCTTAAAACCAATAAAGATGCCCTTAAATCTAATCCTTCCGCTGTTTATCCCCTTGTTGACGAAATTGTATTACCAATTTTTGACTTTGAAAGAATGTCCCGTTTGGTGTTAGGGAAAAATTGGCAGGGCATGAATGAGAGCCAACAAAAACGCTTTGTGGAAGAATTCCGCAGTTTATTAGTGCGCACTTATTCCGCAGCATTAATAGAAGCCGCTGCAAGTTCTATTGATGTCAACTATCTCCCTGTGCGTGCTGAAAATGATGCCAAACGCTTAACCATTCGTACCAAAGTTAATTATGGCGGTAAAGCACCTGTGTCTTTAGACTACGATATGTTTTTGAATAATGACAATCAATGGAAGGTTTACAACGTCAGTGCTGAAGGTGTGAGCCTTGTTACTAACTATCGTTCTGAATTTGAAACTGATATCAACACCATTGGTGTGGACAAATTGATTGAAAAAATTGCTAGTCGTAACCAAACCAGCAATAAACCTAATTCCTAA